In Aminobacterium sp. MB27-C1, a single genomic region encodes these proteins:
- the tyrS gene encoding tyrosine--tRNA ligase: protein MVNAFRALEERGLVEWCSHPEDLDAFFNTGERITAYIGFDPTADSLHVGHLIPIMTLSWLQRMGHRPICLAGGGTGMIGDPSGKSKERNLLSPEAVQENIKGVKKQLEHFMDFDCGENSAIIVNNYDWLKSISFLDFLRDVGKYFSVNYMINKEHVKSRLNDPEKSISYTEFSYTLLQAFDFMHLLESYGCQVQMGGNDQQGNIVSGIDLIRKRKGEQVYGWTNPLLLTSSGTKFGKTEGGAVWLDPKRTSPYRFYQFWINTEDEMVEKLLKFFTFLPLDEIKAIMEKHAAAPEKREAQKRLAWEVTALVHSSHAADTVARASEILFSGEITHEDMTEEMMEMLAEEVPYETLDVALPVAVVDILASVGACKSKGEAKRLLRGGGVYINGDRIEDEAASIDEDHLIGGRHIFVRLGKKRFFLIEIKR, encoded by the coding sequence ATGGTCAATGCTTTCCGCGCTCTAGAAGAGCGAGGTCTAGTGGAATGGTGTAGTCATCCAGAAGATTTGGATGCTTTTTTTAACACGGGAGAAAGGATTACAGCGTATATAGGTTTTGATCCTACAGCTGACAGCCTTCATGTGGGACATCTTATTCCTATTATGACTCTGAGCTGGTTGCAACGTATGGGACATAGACCTATTTGTCTGGCCGGTGGAGGAACTGGAATGATTGGAGATCCATCAGGGAAAAGCAAAGAAAGAAATCTCCTTTCTCCAGAAGCTGTTCAGGAAAATATTAAAGGTGTAAAAAAACAGCTCGAGCATTTTATGGATTTTGATTGTGGTGAGAATTCCGCCATTATCGTTAATAACTATGATTGGCTGAAAAGTATTTCCTTTCTTGATTTTTTAAGAGACGTGGGAAAATATTTTTCAGTGAATTATATGATTAATAAAGAGCACGTAAAGTCTCGTCTCAACGATCCTGAGAAGAGTATCTCATATACAGAATTTTCTTATACTCTCCTGCAGGCTTTTGACTTTATGCATCTGCTTGAGAGTTACGGATGTCAAGTTCAAATGGGTGGAAACGATCAGCAGGGGAATATAGTTTCTGGCATAGATCTTATTCGCAAAAGAAAAGGTGAACAAGTTTATGGGTGGACCAACCCCTTGCTTTTAACATCTTCAGGAACTAAGTTCGGGAAGACAGAAGGTGGAGCAGTCTGGCTTGATCCTAAACGAACATCTCCATACCGATTTTACCAGTTCTGGATTAATACTGAAGACGAGATGGTCGAAAAACTTCTTAAATTCTTCACGTTCTTGCCTTTGGATGAAATTAAAGCAATTATGGAGAAACATGCTGCTGCTCCTGAAAAACGTGAGGCACAAAAACGTTTAGCTTGGGAAGTAACAGCTTTGGTTCATAGCTCTCATGCAGCTGATACAGTTGCGCGAGCAAGTGAAATTCTCTTTAGCGGAGAAATTACGCACGAAGACATGACGGAAGAAATGATGGAGATGCTTGCAGAAGAGGTCCCATACGAAACTCTTGATGTTGCTCTTCCTGTTGCGGTAGTAGATATCCTTGCTTCTGTAGGAGCATGTAAGAGCAAGGGGGAGGCTAAGCGTCTTCTTCGTGGTGGCGGAGTATATATTAACGGAGACAGAATTGAAGATGAAGCTGCTTCTATTGATGAAGATCATCTTATTGGCGGTCGCCATATCTTCGTTCGTCTCGGTAAAAAAAGATTTTTCCTTATTGAGATAAAGAGGTAG
- a CDS encoding MBL fold metallo-hydrolase RNA specificity domain-containing protein, with protein MRLKVLGAAGEVTGSNYLLECGSSRVLIDCGMYQGKGDDEKNRAQFDFVPSSLNSVLLTHAHIDHSGRVPLLVQKGFKGKIWATLPTVELVSVLWQDSVRLMKEEAAWKTRKNERKGLPPVEPLYKEEDAQKAAHLLTPATYDDKIEVAPGITVRFRDAGHILGSAIIEVWMEEDGKEVKVVFSGDLGPQQTVMERNPADISRADYVIIESTYGDRSHKSNKETREEFRQVITEALKSKAKVMIPTFVVDRAQRLLYEMMLLQKEGILRDNVPIFFDSPMGVKATEIYNSHLSLLSGEIQNHVKQGDDPFTPNQLHYVESVEDSRRINDIKHAIVLAGSGMCNGGRIVHHLKHGVWNPDNRIIFVGYQARGTLGRRIIDGEKILRIAGEEVTVNAQLHTINGFSAHADREDLLAWAGNFETSPVFFVTHGEPKSSQALAASLQENNLKAVVPVIGEEFELTPQKDITTSVISPICIEKKRCEEVNTLLANISGLAASIRTKADKAEDPGDLIPLLQSTVVLLETVSQKAGIVEEKE; from the coding sequence ATGAGATTAAAAGTTCTAGGCGCAGCAGGAGAAGTAACTGGTTCGAACTATTTGCTTGAATGTGGATCAAGTCGAGTATTGATTGATTGCGGTATGTATCAGGGAAAAGGTGACGACGAGAAAAATAGAGCACAGTTTGATTTTGTTCCTTCGAGTCTTAACTCTGTTTTGCTTACCCATGCTCATATAGATCATTCTGGGCGAGTTCCTCTTTTAGTACAGAAGGGATTTAAGGGAAAAATTTGGGCGACACTTCCTACTGTGGAATTAGTCAGTGTCTTATGGCAGGATTCAGTTCGCTTAATGAAGGAAGAAGCGGCATGGAAGACTCGAAAGAACGAACGAAAGGGACTACCTCCTGTCGAGCCACTCTATAAAGAAGAAGATGCCCAAAAGGCTGCTCATCTTTTAACTCCGGCTACATACGACGATAAAATTGAAGTGGCACCTGGCATTACCGTTCGTTTCCGTGATGCAGGCCATATTCTCGGAAGTGCCATTATAGAAGTCTGGATGGAAGAAGATGGAAAAGAAGTAAAAGTTGTTTTTAGCGGAGACTTGGGGCCTCAACAGACAGTAATGGAACGCAACCCTGCAGATATTTCACGGGCTGATTATGTCATTATTGAATCCACATATGGAGATCGATCGCATAAATCGAACAAGGAAACACGAGAAGAATTCAGACAGGTCATTACGGAGGCGTTAAAGTCTAAAGCCAAAGTTATGATCCCTACATTTGTTGTTGATCGGGCACAGCGTCTTCTTTACGAAATGATGTTGTTGCAGAAAGAGGGTATTTTAAGAGACAACGTTCCCATCTTTTTTGATTCCCCCATGGGAGTCAAGGCGACGGAAATTTATAATAGTCATTTAAGCCTTCTTTCCGGGGAGATACAGAATCATGTAAAACAGGGAGATGATCCCTTTACTCCGAATCAACTTCATTATGTAGAAAGTGTTGAAGATTCGCGGAGAATTAACGATATAAAGCACGCCATTGTTTTGGCCGGAAGTGGAATGTGTAACGGTGGACGAATAGTGCATCATTTAAAGCATGGAGTATGGAACCCCGATAATAGAATTATCTTTGTGGGGTATCAGGCTCGTGGAACATTGGGTCGTCGCATTATCGATGGTGAGAAGATACTTCGAATAGCCGGTGAAGAGGTTACAGTAAATGCACAACTTCATACTATAAATGGCTTTTCTGCTCACGCAGATCGGGAAGATCTTTTAGCATGGGCTGGAAATTTCGAAACATCGCCTGTCTTTTTTGTAACCCACGGCGAACCCAAATCATCCCAGGCTTTAGCAGCATCTCTTCAGGAGAATAATTTGAAAGCAGTTGTCCCAGTTATTGGTGAGGAGTTTGAGTTGACACCGCAGAAGGATATAACCACGTCGGTTATTTCTCCTATTTGTATAGAAAAAAAACGTTGTGAGGAAGTTAACACTCTTCTTGCCAATATTTCAGGATTAGCAGCGTCTATTCGAACAAAAGCAGATAAGGCAGAAGATCCGGGAGATTTAATTCCTTTGCTTCAATCTACGGTTGTTCTTCTTGAAACAGTTAGTCAGAAAGCGGGAATTGTAGAAGAAAAGGAATAG
- a CDS encoding sensor histidine kinase: MRRHLLLLLVLAITLPTMAVLVVSSVAMIHQEWAMEAVTHSYVEDLAENVASWLNLEPPLWGGRDSFSSIVKKLRVFSWGPSLPGWVAVITSEGKILMASPGVSNLAAIWDPRIPIGRAVEVRDRQGDRYTIAVYPLDGGNHLVIAAVAWRQLIGPMLRFGHIWPVLIVLMTLTTLIAVWAMWHWLILPLRKMVIEVDSLIWGKELPEQDDPQAVFELGRLRRALYRLAKTAIERDDLRNRYVHDVVSVQEEEKKRIARDIHDGPLQDITAMIQQMRLFNMNSCPSGETSHLKLAEEAAQIAVRDLRELCDELSPPWLDLGLEHALTELADRLSRHNAIDVTIDVDEQIYMPSEVVLAFFRIFQEGVSNAVHHGRATQVKGEVSQLDDTTVMFEIQDNGKGFEPNKSYEELRLNGHRGLANIMERITTLRGEFEVESVPGKGTLLRCLVPIVQDNDEN; the protein is encoded by the coding sequence ATGAGGCGTCATCTGCTCTTGCTTCTTGTCTTGGCCATTACTTTGCCGACCATGGCTGTTCTTGTAGTTTCAAGTGTTGCTATGATTCATCAGGAATGGGCTATGGAGGCTGTTACCCATTCATATGTTGAGGATTTGGCTGAGAATGTAGCATCATGGCTTAATCTCGAACCACCATTGTGGGGGGGAAGAGATTCTTTTTCATCGATAGTAAAGAAACTTCGAGTCTTTTCGTGGGGGCCTTCTTTGCCTGGATGGGTGGCTGTAATAACGTCAGAAGGAAAAATCTTGATGGCTTCTCCTGGCGTTAGCAACTTGGCAGCCATCTGGGACCCGCGTATCCCTATAGGGCGTGCGGTAGAGGTTCGTGATCGCCAGGGAGATCGCTATACAATAGCTGTGTATCCTTTAGATGGGGGCAACCATCTAGTTATTGCTGCTGTGGCGTGGCGTCAGCTTATCGGTCCAATGCTTCGCTTTGGGCATATTTGGCCTGTTCTCATCGTGCTCATGACACTGACCACTCTTATTGCCGTATGGGCGATGTGGCACTGGTTGATTCTTCCTCTTCGAAAAATGGTAATAGAAGTTGATTCTCTCATCTGGGGAAAGGAATTGCCAGAACAAGATGATCCGCAAGCAGTCTTTGAACTTGGACGTCTTCGCAGAGCACTTTACCGTCTTGCCAAAACAGCTATTGAGCGTGACGATTTAAGGAATCGTTACGTTCATGATGTTGTAAGCGTGCAGGAAGAAGAGAAGAAGAGGATAGCCAGAGATATTCATGATGGCCCGCTGCAGGATATTACGGCGATGATCCAGCAGATGCGTCTTTTCAATATGAATTCGTGTCCCTCTGGAGAGACGTCTCATTTAAAATTGGCTGAAGAAGCGGCTCAGATAGCCGTAAGGGATTTGCGGGAACTTTGCGATGAACTTTCACCTCCATGGCTTGATCTCGGTTTAGAGCATGCTCTTACAGAACTGGCCGATCGTTTATCTAGGCATAATGCCATTGATGTGACAATAGATGTAGACGAGCAGATATACATGCCGTCGGAAGTTGTGTTGGCCTTCTTCAGAATATTTCAAGAGGGTGTCTCGAATGCTGTGCATCATGGAAGGGCGACGCAGGTAAAGGGAGAAGTAAGCCAACTTGATGATACGACAGTGATGTTTGAAATTCAGGATAACGGAAAAGGTTTTGAACCTAATAAAAGCTATGAAGAACTTCGTCTTAACGGTCATCGCGGATTAGCGAACATTATGGAACGTATAACGACGCTTCGAGGTGAATTTGAAGTAGAGTCGGTACCAGGCAAAGGAACTCTTTTGCGTTGTCTTGTACCTATTGTACAAGACAACGATGAGAATTAG
- a CDS encoding response regulator transcription factor, with protein MTIRVILADDHPLTRAGLSAYLQQESTIELVGEADDGEKAWKLINELKPDVALLDIRMPGEDGVSIARRIKEEKLPVIPVMLTSYDAHQYVVASLRAGARGFVLKTATPQDLIRAIQTVVQGGLYLDSEVATVVGERELVPESLSAREREVLVLASKGLSSKEVAGELFISERTVQTHLASIYDKLGARNKTEALLLALKYGVVTLEELLE; from the coding sequence ATGACAATACGTGTCATATTGGCAGACGATCATCCCCTTACCAGAGCGGGTCTTTCTGCGTATCTTCAACAAGAGAGCACCATAGAGCTTGTTGGAGAAGCAGATGATGGGGAAAAAGCGTGGAAGCTTATTAATGAACTTAAACCAGATGTAGCTTTGCTTGACATACGAATGCCAGGTGAAGATGGTGTTTCTATAGCACGACGTATTAAAGAAGAGAAGCTTCCAGTTATTCCGGTAATGCTTACCTCTTATGATGCTCATCAGTATGTTGTTGCATCTTTGCGGGCAGGGGCTCGCGGATTTGTTTTAAAGACTGCGACGCCACAAGATTTAATTCGAGCTATTCAGACTGTAGTACAGGGAGGGCTTTACCTTGACTCTGAAGTTGCTACAGTTGTGGGTGAGCGAGAGCTTGTGCCAGAGTCTCTTTCTGCAAGAGAAAGGGAAGTTCTCGTTTTGGCATCGAAGGGATTGTCGAGCAAAGAAGTAGCAGGAGAACTTTTTATTAGTGAGCGAACTGTTCAAACTCACCTGGCTTCCATTTACGACAAACTTGGAGCTCGAAATAAAACGGAAGCGCTTCTTTTAGCGCTGAAATATGGTGTTGTTACTCTTGAGGAATTGCTGGAATGA
- a CDS encoding HDIG domain-containing metalloprotein, which translates to MTFTREQAMEHLREYNNEDAHIKHALAVEATMKYFAKKAGEDEEKWGLVGLLHDIDWEQTEQTPEKHTHLAAEWLKAKGYADDIIRAIQAHGWGITSDVEPRSLMEKTLFAVDELTGLIIAAALVRPSKSLQDLTVKSVKKKWKDKAFARGVDRDVIQKGVDLLDMNLEEMVNGVLEALRPIEQELGLGLA; encoded by the coding sequence ATGACATTTACTCGTGAACAGGCTATGGAACATTTGAGAGAATATAACAACGAAGACGCTCACATTAAACATGCTCTGGCTGTTGAAGCGACCATGAAATATTTCGCTAAAAAAGCTGGAGAGGACGAAGAGAAGTGGGGGCTTGTCGGTTTGCTTCATGATATTGATTGGGAACAGACTGAGCAAACGCCTGAGAAGCACACCCATCTTGCAGCTGAATGGCTCAAGGCAAAGGGATATGCTGACGATATTATCAGAGCTATTCAAGCCCATGGTTGGGGAATAACGTCAGATGTGGAACCTCGTTCTCTTATGGAGAAGACACTTTTTGCCGTTGACGAGTTGACTGGTCTTATTATTGCTGCAGCCCTTGTTCGACCTTCCAAGTCTCTTCAGGATCTTACCGTAAAGTCAGTAAAGAAAAAATGGAAGGATAAGGCATTTGCGCGGGGTGTCGATCGTGATGTAATCCAAAAGGGAGTAGATTTGCTCGATATGAATTTAGAAGAAATGGTTAACGGAGTTTTAGAGGCACTTCGTCCCATCGAGCAGGAACTCGGATTGGGGTTAGCGTAA
- a CDS encoding dCMP deaminase family protein produces the protein MTFHRPDWDSYFMMIAAVAATRGTCLRRKVGAVIVKDLQIISTGYNGAPKGLPHCSEVGCLREKLGIPSGERHEICRGSHAEINAIAQAAAVGTSTEGAVLYCTHEPCSFCTKAIINAGIHRIVFVFGYPDPLAAQMRQEAKLEVCQLSEEVFQEMDGALKAFLDQ, from the coding sequence ATGACATTTCATCGTCCAGATTGGGATTCGTATTTTATGATGATTGCTGCGGTGGCAGCTACTCGGGGAACATGTTTACGGCGAAAGGTCGGGGCTGTTATCGTTAAAGATCTTCAAATTATCAGTACTGGTTATAATGGAGCTCCCAAAGGATTACCCCATTGCTCAGAAGTAGGGTGTTTAAGAGAAAAATTAGGTATCCCTTCAGGAGAACGACATGAGATATGCAGGGGATCCCATGCAGAAATAAACGCAATTGCCCAAGCGGCTGCTGTAGGAACTAGTACCGAGGGTGCGGTTCTCTACTGTACCCATGAACCTTGCTCCTTTTGTACCAAGGCCATTATAAACGCGGGTATCCATCGGATTGTCTTTGTGTTCGGGTATCCCGACCCATTGGCGGCTCAAATGCGCCAAGAAGCAAAATTGGAAGTATGTCAGCTTTCTGAGGAAGTTTTTCAGGAGATGGATGGAGCTCTCAAAGCCTTCTTGGATCAATAA
- a CDS encoding MFS transporter → MKKLRRILPKDKKTTSWCLYDVGNSAFATTIMATILPVYFKEIATPFLKGNLSTVYWGYASALALLCSAIVAPLLGAIGDISQKKKKMLGLFTLLGIISTAALFFVQHGHWKAALFFMVLGTIGFSASMIFYDSLLPHIVPLNEIDMVSSQGYALGYLGGGILLAINLVMISIFPGTLGPRLSFLSVALWWGLFSIPLFIFVPEPYAKPPINRRHKWIAGEAWLRLRQTFSEIRKYRDLFRFLIAFWFYNDGIGTMIRMAAIYGANVGISKLHLVGALLMTQFIGVPFSLFFGQFASKVGSKKAILTGLSGYVLISIGALFLSKAWHFWLLALAVGTVQGGTQAISRSLYASLVPPSRSAEFFGFYDISSKFAGVMGPALFGFITHITGSSRMGIAVISITFIIGAIILFGVNVMRGIKNASLQNSL, encoded by the coding sequence GTGAAAAAATTGAGGCGGATACTTCCCAAAGACAAAAAAACAACATCATGGTGCCTTTATGATGTCGGAAATTCGGCTTTTGCAACAACAATCATGGCAACCATACTTCCTGTTTATTTCAAAGAAATTGCGACACCCTTTCTTAAAGGCAATCTTTCCACTGTATATTGGGGATATGCTTCTGCTTTAGCCCTACTATGCAGCGCCATCGTCGCACCTCTCCTCGGTGCCATTGGAGATATCAGCCAAAAGAAAAAAAAGATGTTGGGCCTCTTTACATTATTGGGGATTATCTCTACAGCTGCACTTTTTTTTGTACAACACGGTCACTGGAAAGCCGCGCTTTTTTTTATGGTTCTAGGTACAATTGGTTTTTCAGCCTCTATGATTTTTTATGACTCTCTCTTGCCTCACATTGTTCCTCTTAATGAAATAGATATGGTTTCCTCTCAAGGCTATGCCCTTGGATATTTAGGTGGTGGCATATTGTTAGCCATCAATCTAGTTATGATCTCTATCTTTCCAGGAACACTCGGCCCCCGGCTCTCTTTTCTTTCCGTAGCTCTTTGGTGGGGACTTTTCTCTATACCTCTCTTTATTTTTGTACCTGAGCCCTACGCGAAACCTCCTATTAACAGGCGTCATAAATGGATTGCAGGAGAAGCCTGGCTTCGCCTTCGACAAACATTTTCTGAAATTAGAAAATATCGCGACTTATTCAGATTTCTTATAGCTTTTTGGTTTTATAATGACGGCATTGGCACCATGATACGGATGGCTGCCATCTATGGTGCCAATGTAGGTATTTCCAAGCTTCACCTCGTAGGAGCGCTTCTTATGACCCAATTTATAGGCGTGCCGTTTTCCCTTTTCTTCGGTCAATTCGCTTCAAAGGTCGGAAGCAAAAAGGCTATTCTTACAGGGCTGAGCGGCTATGTTTTAATCTCTATAGGCGCCCTGTTTTTATCAAAAGCATGGCATTTTTGGCTCTTAGCTCTTGCCGTAGGAACAGTTCAGGGTGGAACGCAGGCTATAAGCAGAAGTTTATACGCCAGTCTTGTTCCTCCTTCGCGTAGTGCCGAGTTTTTTGGCTTCTACGACATTTCAAGTAAATTTGCAGGAGTAATGGGGCCTGCACTTTTTGGCTTCATTACCCATATTACAGGATCAAGTCGAATGGGCATCGCTGTTATAAGCATAACATTTATTATAGGAGCCATTATTCTTTTTGGAGTTAATGTAATGCGAGGTATCAAAAATGCATCGCTCCAAAATTCTTTATAA
- a CDS encoding asparaginase codes for MNRFLVVSTGGTIASAQGEDGLAPALTGNELLNYIPALQDFGDIDIHDLLSKDSSNMSPFDWKRIASFLLEQERNYDAFIILHGTDTMAYTASALSFMIPYFSKPVIITGSMQPIIVPGTDAVDNIYTSFLFAQAMVENKRRGITISFGNQLIHGPRSQKILSHDYTAFSSINYPHLGHIERGKALLTHVPNLEMEPFPLRTKNHDFDLETAVFLVTLFPGFPAKYLEYVVNMEPKAIVIEALGLGGVPYLGESLLPPLKISQDMGIPVVITTQCVYGGVDLNVYEVGRKTLKMGVISGKDMTREGIITKLMVLLPHIRPYETEKWLHTNFCDEITLE; via the coding sequence TTGAATCGTTTTCTTGTTGTTTCCACAGGAGGAACAATAGCCTCTGCGCAAGGAGAAGATGGCCTTGCCCCTGCGTTAACAGGTAATGAGCTTTTAAACTATATTCCTGCGTTGCAAGATTTCGGAGATATTGATATTCACGATCTACTTTCTAAAGACAGCTCGAATATGTCGCCCTTCGATTGGAAAAGAATCGCGTCTTTTCTTCTCGAACAAGAGAGAAATTACGACGCCTTTATTATTCTTCATGGAACAGACACTATGGCTTACACAGCTTCTGCCCTTTCTTTCATGATTCCCTATTTTTCCAAACCTGTAATTATTACAGGCTCAATGCAACCTATCATAGTTCCAGGAACAGACGCGGTAGACAACATTTATACGTCTTTCCTATTTGCCCAGGCCATGGTAGAAAACAAGCGTAGAGGAATAACTATCTCTTTCGGAAATCAACTCATACATGGACCTCGATCTCAAAAAATTCTAAGCCATGACTATACAGCCTTTTCAAGTATTAACTATCCTCATTTAGGCCATATTGAAAGAGGGAAAGCTTTATTAACACATGTACCTAACCTAGAAATGGAACCTTTTCCGTTACGTACGAAAAATCATGATTTCGACCTTGAAACAGCTGTCTTTCTTGTAACTCTTTTTCCTGGATTTCCCGCCAAGTATCTGGAATATGTTGTTAACATGGAACCTAAAGCTATCGTCATAGAAGCTCTCGGTCTTGGAGGTGTCCCTTACCTTGGAGAAAGCTTGCTCCCTCCGTTGAAAATTTCTCAAGATATGGGAATACCCGTCGTCATCACCACTCAATGTGTCTATGGCGGCGTTGATTTGAATGTGTATGAAGTTGGACGAAAGACCCTCAAAATGGGGGTTATTTCAGGAAAAGACATGACGCGAGAGGGCATTATTACTAAACTTATGGTTTTATTACCTCATATACGTCCTTACGAAACTGAAAAATGGTTACACACTAATTTTTGCGACGAGATTACTCTCGAATAG
- a CDS encoding TIGR02757 family protein — MKQIKPDKVAISAFRGEFSPECFHTVLENIYKTYTRAELIYPDPVEFPRRYADVRDREIVALIASSLAYGRVQQIHNSVSKVLTPMGDKPASFILSTSEKELERLYSDFRHRFTSGSELVQFLLGVQKILKRYLSLEECIIACLSSNSSIFDGLTAFADSIKKAAGGATSLIASPADGSACKRYFLFLKWMVRHDAVDPGGWSAISSADLYFPIDTHMHKIARSLHFTERKQADLKTVIEVTRAFQKIAPRDPTRYDFALTRFGIRSELHIAELIEQCNDGVSSSIRE, encoded by the coding sequence ATGAAGCAAATAAAGCCTGATAAAGTAGCGATATCAGCATTCAGGGGAGAATTCTCCCCTGAATGCTTTCATACCGTGTTGGAAAATATATATAAGACCTACACACGAGCCGAACTTATCTATCCAGACCCCGTGGAGTTCCCGCGGAGGTATGCAGATGTAAGAGATAGAGAGATTGTGGCGCTTATAGCGTCATCTCTTGCATACGGAAGAGTTCAGCAGATTCATAACAGTGTAAGCAAAGTCCTTACCCCCATGGGAGATAAACCGGCTTCTTTTATACTTTCTACGTCCGAAAAAGAGTTGGAAAGGCTCTACTCTGATTTTAGACATCGTTTTACTTCGGGCAGTGAATTGGTACAGTTTTTATTAGGGGTACAGAAAATTTTGAAAAGGTACTTATCTCTGGAAGAGTGCATTATTGCTTGTTTGTCTTCAAACAGTAGCATTTTTGATGGATTGACTGCTTTTGCAGATAGCATAAAAAAAGCAGCAGGAGGAGCAACCTCTCTTATCGCTTCACCTGCTGATGGGAGTGCCTGCAAACGTTATTTTCTTTTTCTTAAGTGGATGGTACGGCACGATGCTGTTGATCCTGGTGGATGGTCTGCTATTTCGTCTGCTGATCTATATTTTCCAATAGATACACATATGCATAAAATTGCGAGGTCTCTTCATTTTACAGAACGAAAACAGGCTGATTTAAAAACCGTTATAGAAGTAACTCGTGCCTTTCAGAAAATAGCTCCCCGCGATCCTACACGGTACGATTTTGCTTTAACCCGTTTTGGAATCCGTTCAGAACTACATATAGCTGAACTTATTGAACAATGCAATGATGGCGTATCGTCTTCTATTCGAGAGTAA
- a CDS encoding FprA family A-type flavoprotein, whose translation MTPLEIKPGIFWAGVLDWTLRDFHGYSTEKGSTYNAYVVKGRDKIALFDTVKTTHFDEFIERLEEIVDVEKIDYIVVNHAEMDHSGSLPMVVDRVKPEKIFLSKPCKDALIAHFGDVVESWPLQIVATGDEVSLGGKTISFIEARMLHWPDSMFSYIKEDRVLISNDGFGQHYSTSVRFDDEADWGELMHQSAKYYANILLPYSPIMLKKLDEIGSMNIEIDMIAPDHGIIWRSHIPEILSAYRKWAEGKCLDKAVVTYDTMWHSTENMARHIAEGLINKGIETHVMDLRVTHHSDVMTEILDARGLLLGSPTLNTGYLPRMADLVCYVKGLRPIKKVGAAFGSYGWAGESLKLLNQELEAMKINIVHPGIKVKYVPRESDLHECFAMGESVAEAIYEANKA comes from the coding sequence ATGACACCACTTGAGATAAAACCTGGTATTTTTTGGGCAGGCGTTTTGGATTGGACCTTAAGGGATTTTCATGGGTATTCTACAGAAAAAGGTTCAACGTACAATGCGTATGTTGTTAAAGGGCGAGATAAAATAGCCCTTTTCGATACAGTAAAGACAACCCACTTTGACGAATTTATAGAGAGATTAGAAGAAATAGTAGACGTAGAGAAGATTGACTACATTGTTGTCAATCATGCGGAAATGGATCATTCAGGTAGTCTTCCTATGGTTGTAGATAGAGTAAAACCTGAGAAAATTTTTCTTTCTAAACCCTGCAAAGATGCACTTATAGCTCACTTTGGAGATGTTGTTGAAAGTTGGCCCTTGCAGATTGTTGCCACAGGAGATGAAGTCTCTCTCGGCGGAAAAACTATCTCTTTTATTGAAGCGCGTATGCTTCATTGGCCCGATAGCATGTTTTCGTATATAAAGGAAGACCGCGTTCTTATTTCCAACGATGGTTTCGGCCAGCATTATTCCACAAGTGTTCGCTTTGATGACGAAGCTGACTGGGGAGAGTTGATGCACCAATCGGCTAAATATTATGCGAACATTCTATTACCCTATTCTCCCATAATGCTTAAGAAACTTGACGAGATAGGATCTATGAATATAGAAATAGATATGATAGCCCCAGACCATGGCATTATTTGGAGAAGCCACATCCCTGAAATTTTATCTGCATATCGTAAATGGGCTGAAGGGAAATGTCTCGATAAAGCTGTAGTAACATACGATACGATGTGGCATAGTACAGAGAACATGGCACGCCATATTGCAGAGGGGCTTATCAATAAAGGTATCGAAACTCATGTTATGGATTTACGGGTGACGCACCATAGCGATGTAATGACAGAAATTCTTGATGCGAGAGGACTCCTTCTCGGTTCCCCGACATTAAATACTGGATATTTACCGAGAATGGCCGATCTTGTCTGCTACGTGAAAGGATTACGTCCCATAAAAAAAGTTGGAGCTGCTTTTGGTTCTTACGGATGGGCAGGCGAATCGCTTAAACTTCTCAACCAAGAATTGGAAGCTATGAAGATCAACATCGTTCATCCAGGAATAAAGGTAAAATATGTTCCCCGGGAAAGCGATCTACATGAATGTTTTGCTATGGGAGAGAGCGTAGCTGAAGCAATTTATGAAGCAAATAAAGCCTGA